Proteins found in one Candidatus Gastranaerophilales bacterium genomic segment:
- a CDS encoding prepilin-type N-terminal cleavage/methylation domain-containing protein, whose product MCSRKSAFTLSEVLISMTLIGILVVVMLSITNFSDKNAKVIIGKKQQAESLIVSVSKALSSGDTTGLALTAYTESDAALKEAFADKLNTKNEDISLSNVDDYNLPEGMPAPESPLPAVELVNGTKVAFQVLNTNCAKLADGGAPCALAYVDVNEKSAGDEKAQFMMAIYRDRAASEYELCSGYTDGEKTVELECPSDRPNGKLTRTDTCSFGTIATGDVTDNCCPSGQTYGSNGCECINKDLIISGSQCVCPQTKPNFNTKTGKCVETCVGNKVWNVSKNACVCPATLPDLIDGECTCTDKTEACSGAKEGTIIYKATCSDTGKTFAADPVNTCKCPKTLPDEINGKCVCSDIVSACSSPKVGSITYTASCSASGRVKVAEKANTCTCPAKEKITLKTNEVYSPLSETCTTCLDPDMKRAADGSCICPDGKPYLDARTKKCIHIPSDCACREMLGNKNIVVKPITSEDDLKKIGRDSGYPLKNACYCQIRDLNFSSENNTILCTKADKKTQVNVPVFPLATIKADCTEDTNNQTFESVYDGGKYTINGVNINTNTDYRGLFAKLNNAKILNLNLNSCDIKGKNYVGGLAGYSTNSPVENVNLTCNVTGTSYVGGLIGQNNTGSPVKDSSHTGSINASSTYTGGLIGQNTRSNLTNISHVGEVTSKGNKVGGLVGENNINSPIINATSTGNVKAGSYDANDKYTGSGSNTGGLIGLNYSALTNTHAAGNVTGGYYIGGLVGNNQTSAPIKNSSFSNGAVTSRGTHDGYSQVGGLVGVNQSPIDENSYADATEVFGSGHRVGGLIGDNRAKLERVYSTSKIITSGTQQAGGLIGYNSGAVTNAYATGAVTASNIRAGGLIGYTAGVAIKSCYATGAVNAGSSGYAGGLIGELASGSVLNAYATGSVTAPDHAGGLIGVMRAPLTYGYSTGKINSSGSNVGGLIGWNSSKVNSSYWNMETSGQTTSKGGLGRNTEEMTSAPDGYTYADWETQSWCFSCGFYPVPTGAPTSMPYGAAASDICKYTECVLDSCPDYGRVYLIINGHGYNKQLKALLSQFSCIPRDQVTQDELVKSGASVMFIMSEKGELIKDIRLQSNINDLRVYGGKIDANGDLIYSASGSVTTSGCGGHESSKTGGTLIMKLGTRTCTYDVQYLLKQQSPLVLDLKGDGLKFTSAEEGTKFDLNIDGIAEQTGWTGIQKDFDNAFLCLDKNNNGNIDNGSELFGDQNGEDSGFAELAKYDKPEYGGNGNKFIDSGDEYFDKLLLWVDFNNNGVVDYECLDKDYDTALTQKYQQQIDDYKQAKANYEKDLAAYNTAYDNAVKKYCYEQAKKYCSKNFCFFYYGAPQCSIPDNIPGFNEEKPIEPEIPRNINGWLAHPDNAKINLLDMFRDVFGKRPSGQKYCFTKELKHLKDVNITELSTQFDVILEDDSVISGDDFTKSDLVNAKKDEYGNTIGLVGSFKMMVEEVVNGVVQFVEKVGLMIDVFFKTVVENVFTQ is encoded by the coding sequence ATGTGTAGCAGGAAGTCCGCTTTTACCTTATCCGAAGTCCTTATTTCAATGACTTTGATAGGTATATTAGTTGTTGTAATGTTATCTATTACCAACTTTTCCGATAAAAATGCAAAAGTCATTATAGGGAAAAAACAACAAGCAGAGAGCCTTATTGTCAGCGTTTCTAAAGCTCTGTCCTCAGGCGACACAACCGGCTTGGCTTTGACAGCTTATACCGAGAGCGACGCTGCTTTAAAAGAAGCTTTTGCCGACAAATTAAATACAAAAAATGAAGATATTTCCTTAAGTAACGTTGACGACTATAATCTGCCGGAGGGTATGCCCGCTCCTGAGAGTCCATTACCCGCTGTTGAACTTGTTAACGGTACAAAAGTAGCATTTCAGGTGCTGAATACTAATTGTGCAAAATTAGCGGACGGTGGCGCTCCTTGTGCTTTAGCCTATGTAGATGTGAATGAAAAATCCGCAGGCGATGAAAAAGCCCAATTTATGATGGCAATATACCGAGACAGAGCGGCAAGCGAATATGAACTTTGTTCCGGTTATACCGACGGCGAAAAAACAGTAGAACTTGAATGCCCGTCGGATAGACCTAACGGTAAATTAACAAGAACGGACACATGTTCTTTTGGAACTATAGCAACAGGCGATGTTACAGATAATTGCTGTCCTTCCGGTCAAACGTATGGCAGCAATGGCTGTGAATGTATTAACAAAGATTTAATAATTTCGGGTTCGCAATGTGTTTGCCCGCAAACTAAACCGAATTTCAATACAAAAACCGGTAAATGTGTGGAAACTTGCGTAGGCAATAAAGTATGGAATGTTTCCAAAAACGCTTGTGTATGCCCTGCAACTTTACCTGATTTAATAGATGGGGAATGCACTTGTACCGATAAAACAGAAGCCTGTAGCGGCGCTAAAGAAGGTACCATAATTTACAAGGCAACTTGCAGCGATACCGGCAAAACTTTTGCCGCTGATCCCGTTAATACTTGCAAATGTCCTAAAACTTTGCCTGATGAGATTAATGGAAAGTGTGTTTGTTCCGATATCGTGAGTGCCTGTTCATCTCCTAAAGTAGGAAGCATTACCTATACCGCAAGCTGTTCGGCTTCAGGACGGGTTAAAGTTGCAGAAAAGGCAAACACATGTACCTGTCCCGCAAAAGAAAAAATTACACTTAAAACTAATGAAGTATATTCGCCGTTGAGCGAAACTTGTACAACCTGCCTGGATCCTGACATGAAAAGAGCCGCTGACGGCAGTTGTATTTGTCCTGATGGCAAGCCATACTTGGATGCCAGAACTAAGAAATGTATACATATACCTTCAGATTGTGCTTGCCGTGAAATGCTTGGAAACAAAAACATTGTGGTAAAACCTATAACATCGGAAGATGATTTGAAAAAAATAGGCAGAGATTCCGGCTATCCCTTGAAAAATGCTTGCTACTGTCAAATAAGAGATTTGAATTTTAGCAGCGAAAACAATACTATCCTTTGTACTAAAGCTGATAAGAAAACACAGGTAAATGTGCCTGTATTCCCTCTGGCTACCATTAAAGCGGATTGTACGGAGGATACAAATAATCAAACTTTTGAATCCGTATATGATGGTGGCAAATATACTATAAACGGAGTCAATATAAATACAAATACAGATTACAGAGGATTATTTGCAAAACTTAACAATGCAAAAATATTAAACCTGAATCTGAATTCTTGTGATATTAAAGGCAAGAATTACGTAGGCGGTTTGGCTGGGTATAGCACAAACTCTCCTGTTGAGAATGTCAATTTGACTTGTAATGTAACCGGAACCTCATACGTAGGCGGTTTGATTGGTCAAAATAATACAGGTTCACCCGTAAAAGATTCTTCTCATACCGGCAGTATTAATGCATCTAGCACGTATACAGGCGGTTTGATAGGACAAAATACAAGAAGTAATTTGACTAATATTAGCCATGTTGGTGAAGTTACGTCAAAGGGTAATAAAGTAGGTGGATTAGTTGGTGAAAATAATATAAATTCTCCTATTATAAATGCAACTTCAACAGGAAATGTTAAAGCGGGTTCTTATGATGCTAATGATAAATATACCGGTAGTGGGTCTAATACAGGCGGATTAATCGGTCTTAATTATTCTGCGCTTACAAATACACATGCTGCAGGTAATGTTACAGGCGGATATTATATAGGTGGTTTGGTTGGTAATAATCAGACTAGTGCACCTATAAAGAATTCATCATTTTCTAACGGTGCTGTCACATCAAGGGGAACCCATGACGGTTATAGTCAGGTAGGTGGTTTGGTGGGAGTAAACCAATCACCGATAGACGAGAATTCTTATGCCGATGCAACTGAAGTTTTTGGGTCAGGACATAGAGTGGGCGGACTTATCGGTGATAACAGAGCTAAACTCGAAAGAGTATATTCAACTTCGAAGATTATTACATCGGGAACACAACAAGCAGGCGGCTTGATTGGATATAATTCGGGAGCTGTAACCAACGCTTATGCAACAGGTGCTGTTACTGCATCAAATATAAGGGCGGGAGGCTTAATCGGATATACTGCAGGAGTTGCCATTAAAAGCTGCTATGCAACAGGTGCAGTAAATGCAGGCAGTTCCGGTTATGCGGGTGGTCTGATAGGTGAGCTTGCAAGCGGCAGCGTACTGAATGCTTATGCTACAGGTTCAGTCACAGCGCCTGACCATGCCGGCGGATTAATAGGTGTTATGAGGGCTCCTCTTACCTATGGATATTCCACGGGTAAGATTAATTCTTCAGGTTCTAATGTTGGCGGTTTGATAGGTTGGAATTCGAGTAAAGTTAACTCCAGCTACTGGAATATGGAAACTTCCGGTCAAACTACCAGCAAAGGCGGCTTAGGTCGTAATACAGAAGAAATGACCTCGGCGCCTGACGGATATACTTATGCTGATTGGGAAACGCAGAGTTGGTGCTTTAGCTGTGGGTTTTACCCTGTTCCTACGGGTGCTCCAACGTCAATGCCTTATGGTGCTGCCGCCTCTGATATATGTAAATATACAGAATGTGTGTTGGATTCTTGTCCTGACTACGGCAGGGTGTATCTGATAATCAACGGACATGGCTATAATAAGCAGTTAAAAGCACTGTTAAGTCAATTCAGCTGTATTCCAAGAGACCAGGTAACTCAGGATGAATTGGTAAAATCAGGTGCAAGTGTAATGTTTATTATGTCCGAGAAGGGTGAATTGATTAAAGATATTAGACTTCAATCTAATATCAACGACCTGCGTGTATATGGCGGTAAAATAGATGCCAACGGTGATTTGATCTATTCAGCGTCAGGGTCTGTAACCACATCAGGTTGCGGCGGACACGAAAGCAGCAAGACCGGGGGGACTTTAATAATGAAACTTGGTACGAGGACTTGTACCTACGATGTACAGTATTTGTTGAAACAACAATCACCCCTTGTTTTAGACCTTAAAGGCGATGGATTGAAATTCACTTCAGCTGAAGAAGGTACAAAATTTGACCTTAATATTGACGGTATAGCTGAACAAACGGGCTGGACCGGTATTCAAAAAGACTTTGATAACGCCTTCTTATGTTTGGATAAAAACAACAACGGCAATATTGACAACGGTTCTGAACTCTTCGGCGACCAAAACGGTGAAGATAGCGGTTTTGCGGAGTTAGCCAAATACGATAAACCCGAATATGGCGGTAATGGCAATAAATTCATTGACTCCGGTGATGAATATTTTGATAAATTATTGCTATGGGTTGATTTTAATAATAATGGTGTAGTGGATTATGAATGTTTGGATAAAGATTATGACACTGCATTAACCCAAAAATATCAACAGCAAATAGATGATTATAAGCAAGCTAAAGCTAACTATGAGAAAGATTTGGCAGCTTATAATACAGCCTATGATAATGCAGTGAAGAAATATTGTTATGAACAGGCAAAGAAATACTGTTCTAAAAATTTCTGCTTTTTTTACTATGGTGCTCCACAATGCAGCATTCCTGATAATATCCCCGGTTTTAACGAGGAAAAACCGATAGAACCTGAAATCCCGAGAAATATTAACGGTTGGCTGGCTCATCCTGATAATGCAAAAATAAACTTGCTTGATATGTTCAGGGATGTATTCGGTAAGCGTCCTTCAGGTCAAAAATACTGTTTTACTAAGGAACTGAAACATTTGAAAGATGTTAATATTACCGAGCTTTCAACTCAATTTGATGTGATACTGGAAGACGATTCAGTTATCTCGGGTGATGATTTTACAAAATCTGATCTTGTAAATGCTAAAAAAGATGAATATGGCAATACTATCGGACTTGTAGGTTCATTTAAAATGATGGTCGAAGAAGTCGTAAACGGTGTTGTTCAATTTGTCGAAAAAGTCGGGTTGATGATTGACGTGTTCTTCAAGACAGTTGTAGAAAACGTATTTACACAATAA
- a CDS encoding tetratricopeptide repeat protein: MKKLLLLLLAGIMLSSAAFAQKQAYNSKLQEAIWMYKKMNYTGCMQLTLDVVEDDPSNVLAYYYLAISTARLGNKKKAVEAYNKVIEINSSAQLSNYAKNGIICIEKPAECPSGTTEGDPAKKAVDDVKKSIEQRKLDSVKDIINTKQDVKDVPYDYMKDFTDFSKPQKKSGQPAKEEIADALETLKRAGYGNFVQPQNFAMTPEMMQMSMLMGSTGNNSGMNAMLPYMMNMQGQTGQNIDPQLMQSMIMGSMMQDMYSNFGTADNK; the protein is encoded by the coding sequence ATGAAGAAACTTTTATTGTTGTTGCTTGCAGGTATTATGTTGTCATCTGCGGCGTTTGCTCAGAAGCAGGCATATAATTCCAAGCTTCAGGAAGCAATTTGGATGTATAAAAAAATGAATTATACGGGCTGTATGCAGCTGACGTTAGATGTTGTGGAAGACGACCCGTCTAATGTATTAGCGTATTATTACCTTGCTATTTCAACAGCAAGGCTTGGTAACAAAAAGAAAGCTGTTGAAGCTTATAATAAAGTTATTGAAATCAACTCCAGCGCCCAGCTTTCAAATTACGCCAAGAACGGTATTATCTGTATTGAAAAACCTGCCGAATGTCCCAGCGGAACAACGGAAGGCGACCCTGCCAAGAAAGCGGTGGACGATGTCAAAAAAAGTATAGAGCAAAGAAAACTTGATAGTGTAAAAGATATCATTAATACTAAACAGGATGTAAAAGATGTTCCTTATGACTATATGAAGGATTTTACGGATTTTTCCAAACCCCAAAAGAAAAGCGGGCAGCCTGCAAAAGAGGAAATAGCCGATGCTTTGGAAACGCTTAAAAGAGCGGGTTACGGTAATTTTGTACAGCCTCAGAATTTTGCTATGACGCCTGAAATGATGCAGATGAGTATGCTAATGGGTTCGACAGGCAATAATAGCGGTATGAATGCAATGCTGCCGTATATGATGAATATGCAAGGTCAAACAGGACAAAATATAGACCCGCAGCTAATGCAGTCAATGATTATGGGTTCAATGATGCAGGATATGTATTCTAATTTTGGAACTGCAGATAACAAATAA
- a CDS encoding helix-turn-helix transcriptional regulator, which produces MKIKIKEVAKEKRQWSLYRLAKEIGLTQQTIYSWASGRTQPSYENMDRICDILKCTMGELFEAEPVQQKLKLKRV; this is translated from the coding sequence ATGAAAATTAAAATAAAAGAGGTTGCAAAAGAAAAAAGACAGTGGAGTTTGTATCGTTTGGCAAAAGAAATAGGTTTAACTCAGCAAACAATATACAGCTGGGCTTCAGGAAGAACCCAGCCTTCCTACGAAAACATGGACAGAATTTGCGATATTTTAAAATGCACAATGGGTGAACTTTTTGAGGCAGAACCTGTTCAGCAAAAACTCAAACTTAAAAGAGTTTAA
- the acsC gene encoding acetyl-CoA decarbonylase/synthase complex subunit gamma, producing MALSGIQIFKFLPGGKKTPEANCKECGCSTCMAFAMKLAKNDINMNLCPHLDEELKALFASENRKPQQAVTFGHSPNELIMGDENVMFRHDKTFVNQTVFAMKLNSADIEFDKKLADIQKFSIDRVGETFNVDAVALFDGGKNFKQTALAVAALEIPLILITDNYENMVEVLDDTTVKNPLIYLKDAATEQLTKLHKEYSCPVVVNASTFENLAEASANLLEKGVKEIVLSLHQEIDSSIIEPLTMIRRSAIEKKYEPLGFPVMIEFNTTGNIALDTVKASALVCKYTGLLIFDEFDRALMTTLITLRQNIYTDPQKPLQVEPKLYEINEPQPNSPVFVTTNFALTYFSVVNELENIPDGSYLVITDSDGMSVLTAWSASKFTGEIIAKSVRAAGLNKKVSHNNLIIPGFASDLLEEIKEELPEFNIICGPNEATDLPGFVKNLGG from the coding sequence ATGGCATTATCAGGTATTCAAATTTTTAAATTTCTTCCCGGCGGTAAAAAAACACCCGAAGCAAACTGCAAAGAATGCGGCTGCTCAACTTGTATGGCATTTGCAATGAAGCTTGCAAAGAATGATATAAATATGAACCTTTGCCCGCATTTAGACGAAGAGTTAAAAGCCTTATTTGCTTCTGAAAACAGGAAACCGCAGCAAGCCGTAACATTCGGTCATTCTCCAAATGAGCTTATAATGGGCGATGAAAATGTAATGTTTCGCCACGATAAAACTTTTGTTAATCAAACTGTTTTTGCAATGAAGCTTAACAGCGCAGATATCGAATTTGATAAGAAATTAGCTGATATACAAAAATTTTCAATAGACAGAGTGGGAGAAACTTTTAATGTTGATGCCGTTGCACTGTTTGACGGCGGCAAAAATTTTAAACAAACAGCGCTTGCCGTTGCAGCTTTAGAAATCCCTCTGATTTTAATTACAGATAATTATGAAAATATGGTGGAGGTCTTGGATGATACTACCGTTAAAAATCCTCTTATATATTTGAAAGATGCAGCCACAGAACAGCTTACGAAGTTACATAAAGAATATTCCTGCCCTGTTGTTGTAAATGCTTCAACCTTCGAGAACCTTGCCGAAGCTTCTGCAAATCTGCTCGAAAAAGGCGTTAAGGAGATAGTTTTATCACTTCATCAGGAGATTGACAGCAGTATTATTGAACCTTTGACAATGATTAGGCGCAGTGCAATCGAAAAAAAATATGAACCTTTAGGCTTTCCCGTGATGATAGAATTTAATACTACGGGGAATATTGCGCTTGATACGGTTAAAGCATCGGCTTTAGTCTGTAAATATACCGGGCTTTTGATATTTGACGAGTTTGACAGAGCTTTGATGACAACGTTGATTACTTTGAGGCAAAATATTTATACCGACCCCCAAAAACCTTTGCAGGTAGAGCCAAAATTATATGAAATCAATGAACCGCAGCCTAATTCACCGGTTTTTGTGACAACAAATTTTGCTCTTACATATTTTTCCGTAGTAAATGAGCTTGAAAATATACCCGACGGCAGTTATCTTGTGATAACGGATTCTGACGGAATGAGCGTGCTTACTGCCTGGTCTGCTTCAAAATTTACGGGTGAAATTATAGCAAAAAGTGTCAGAGCAGCCGGACTGAATAAAAAAGTTTCGCATAATAATCTTATTATCCCCGGGTTTGCTTCGGATTTACTCGAGGAAATAAAAGAAGAGCTGCCTGAATTTAATATTATTTGCGGACCTAATGAGGCTACGGATTTACCCGGTTTTGTCAAGAATTTGGGGGGTTAA